One window of the Enterobacter huaxiensis genome contains the following:
- the tyrP gene encoding tyrosine transporter TyrP — MKNRTLGSIFIVAGTTIGAGMLAMPLAAAGVGFSVTLMLLGGLWALMCYTALLLLEVYQHVPADTGLGSLAARYLGRYGQWITGFSMMFLMYALTAAYISGAGELIASSVNDGFASNISPATGAIFFALIGGGVVCVGTSLVDLFNRFLFSAKILFLVVMLVLLAPHVHKVNLLTLPLEKGLALSAIPVIFTSFGFHGSVPSIVSYMNGDTRKLRRIFIIGSAIPLIAYIFWQLVTLGSIDSSTFIGLMAAHSGLNGFLMALREVVTSPHVELAVHLFADLALATSFLGVALGLFDYLADLFQRRNSVAGRLQTGAITFLPPLAFALFYPRGFVMALGYAGVALSVLALLLPSLLAWKSRQQHPHQGYRVAGGKPLLCLVFACGVVIIVVQFLIAAGLLPEVG; from the coding sequence GTGAAAAACAGAACCCTGGGAAGTATTTTTATCGTCGCCGGTACGACGATTGGCGCAGGAATGCTGGCCATGCCGTTGGCGGCCGCAGGCGTCGGTTTTAGCGTGACGCTGATGCTGTTGGGCGGACTTTGGGCCCTGATGTGTTATACCGCTCTGCTGTTACTGGAGGTTTACCAGCACGTTCCCGCCGATACCGGCTTAGGTTCGCTTGCTGCACGCTACCTGGGACGCTACGGCCAGTGGATCACCGGCTTTAGCATGATGTTCCTGATGTACGCCCTGACGGCAGCCTACATCAGCGGAGCCGGGGAGCTGATCGCCTCAAGCGTCAATGATGGGTTCGCATCCAACATATCCCCTGCGACCGGCGCTATCTTCTTTGCGCTCATCGGCGGCGGCGTGGTCTGCGTGGGGACATCTCTGGTCGATCTGTTTAACCGCTTTCTGTTCAGCGCCAAAATTCTCTTTTTGGTGGTGATGCTGGTTCTGCTGGCACCGCATGTTCACAAGGTAAACCTGCTGACGCTGCCGCTGGAAAAAGGGCTGGCGCTTTCCGCCATCCCGGTGATTTTCACCTCGTTCGGTTTCCACGGCAGCGTGCCGAGTATCGTCAGCTATATGAACGGCGATACCCGCAAGCTGCGCCGGATCTTTATCATCGGCAGCGCCATTCCGCTGATCGCCTATATTTTCTGGCAGCTGGTGACGCTGGGCAGCATCGATTCTTCAACCTTTATCGGCTTGATGGCCGCGCACTCCGGCCTGAACGGTTTCCTGATGGCGCTGCGTGAGGTGGTGACTTCTCCACACGTCGAACTGGCTGTGCATCTGTTCGCCGACCTGGCGCTGGCCACCTCGTTCCTCGGCGTGGCGCTCGGTCTGTTTGATTATCTCGCCGATCTGTTCCAGCGCCGCAATAGCGTAGCCGGGCGTTTACAGACGGGAGCCATCACCTTCCTGCCGCCGCTGGCTTTTGCGCTGTTTTATCCACGCGGCTTTGTGATGGCGCTGGGGTATGCGGGCGTGGCGTTATCCGTTCTTGCTCTGCTGTTGCCGTCCCTGCTGGCCTGGAAGAGCCGTCAACAGCACCCTCATCAAGGGTATCGCGTGGCGGGCGGAAAACCGCTGCTGTGTCTCGTCTTTGCCTGTGGGGTGGTGATTATTGTGGTGCAGTTCCTCATCGCAGCAGGGCTGCTGCCGGAAGTGGGGTAA
- a CDS encoding YecH family metal-binding protein: MMSIHGHDVLNMMIESGEHYSEQSLVEAIHRRFGETARFHTCSAEDMSAAELVKFLAARGKFIPVSEGFSTHESKICRH, encoded by the coding sequence ATAATGTCAATTCACGGACACGACGTACTCAATATGATGATTGAGTCAGGTGAGCACTATTCGGAACAGAGCCTGGTCGAGGCGATTCACAGGCGTTTTGGCGAAACGGCGCGATTTCATACCTGCTCAGCTGAGGATATGTCGGCGGCAGAGCTGGTGAAATTTCTGGCGGCACGCGGGAAATTTATTCCGGTGTCTGAGGGGTTTTCCACGCATGAAAGTAAAATTTGCCGCCACTAA